Proteins encoded by one window of Phenylobacterium soli:
- a CDS encoding glycosyltransferase family 9 protein, with protein sequence MESVDPAADLRAEGERLLYAGRFAEAETLMRALLERAPDDVYAEQYLSQALLGQGRYAEAWPLQARRLEAVALGSPRPPLEEPEWQGGPVAGKRLLVIGEQGLGDQIMYARFVPVLRELGADVTLLCRASLTRLFEASLDVQVFGMAGRVDVPDPDCWVLTASLPAKLGVTLETLPTAPYLRAGPRRTPGARIGVASRGNPQHRFDGFRSLPAEEAERLLALPGAIDLSPEATGASDMAETAEIVAGLDLVIAVDTSAAHLAGALGKPVFVLLPAMGLDWRWMAGRSDSPWYPSARLFRQARPGDWHAVVDVVMEAARAVIEG encoded by the coding sequence CGAAGGCGAGCGCCTGCTATACGCCGGCCGGTTCGCGGAGGCCGAAACGCTGATGCGCGCGTTGCTGGAGCGCGCCCCCGACGACGTCTACGCCGAGCAATATCTCTCGCAGGCCCTGCTGGGACAGGGACGCTACGCCGAAGCCTGGCCGCTGCAGGCAAGGCGGCTCGAGGCCGTCGCCCTGGGCTCTCCGCGTCCGCCGCTGGAGGAGCCGGAGTGGCAGGGAGGGCCGGTGGCCGGCAAGCGGCTGCTGGTCATCGGCGAACAGGGGCTGGGCGATCAGATCATGTACGCCCGCTTCGTGCCGGTGCTCCGGGAACTCGGAGCCGACGTCACCCTGCTGTGCCGTGCGAGCCTGACCCGTCTGTTCGAGGCCTCGCTGGACGTGCAGGTGTTCGGCATGGCGGGCAGGGTGGATGTTCCCGACCCGGATTGCTGGGTCCTGACGGCTTCCCTGCCCGCAAAGCTCGGCGTCACCTTGGAGACGCTGCCGACGGCCCCCTATCTGCGCGCCGGCCCGCGGCGCACACCGGGCGCGAGGATCGGAGTGGCGAGCCGCGGCAACCCGCAGCACCGGTTCGACGGCTTCCGCTCACTGCCCGCCGAGGAGGCGGAGCGCCTCCTTGCCCTGCCCGGCGCGATCGATCTCTCGCCCGAGGCCACCGGGGCAAGCGACATGGCCGAGACGGCCGAGATCGTGGCGGGGCTGGATCTGGTCATCGCCGTCGACACGTCCGCCGCCCACCTGGCCGGCGCCCTGGGCAAGCCGGTCTTCGTGCTGCTGCCGGCGATGGGGCTGGACTGGCGCTGGATGGCGGGGCGCAGCGACAGCCCGTGGTACCCGAGCGCCAGGCTGTTTCGGCAGGCGCGCCCTGGAGACTGGCACGCGGTCGTCGACGTGGTGATGGAAGCGGCTCGGGCGGTGATCGAGGGCTAA